The Lampris incognitus isolate fLamInc1 chromosome 17, fLamInc1.hap2, whole genome shotgun sequence genome contains a region encoding:
- the usp42 gene encoding ubiquitin carboxyl-terminal hydrolase 42 isoform X3 gives MTIVDRSSDKSDHESVGCKRSPFASGDVGMDGSCSNSWGMGPAMPDDSPRAKAPGACLGPMPGATVYSSTPHSTDRTKEQVMMTSGDGIALPQKVLFSPERLNLKWTQVHRIGAGLQNMGNTCFLNSALQCLSYTPPLTNYMLTREHSKTCHEPGFCMMCTMQNHIIQVFANSGNVIKPIGVLNELKRIAKHFRYGSQEDAHEFLRYTVDAMQKSCLPGTKLDRQTQATTFVHQVFGGYLRSRVKCLNCKAVSDTFDPFLDITLEIKTAPSVTKALEQFVKPEQLEGENAYKCTKCIKMVTASKRFTIHRSSNVLTISLKRFANFSGGKITKDVRYPEYLDLRPFMSQSQGEPQLYGLYAVLVHSGFSCHAGHYFCYIKASNGQWYQMNDSSVSISDIRSVLNQQAYVLFYIKSGDMKNGGDYSHVSRNPSNPGQSSPRPVVLPRINASAGFIGPQLPPHMTKDSLHLNGNGSLRDYPSSSKPSTSSSSLGKPSNGLPSSSSISHSLGRPTMIPDSNKRQKLSFFIGPTKQTRPSSSSSSSYSQPSSSQSTSDLHFLPRQLQHISGPSLGNRDHNCGHGNEGSFLVPYGHESSEESDQEGCGSLENGSLTKSHLNGRSEGGDAYGPAPRPVNGDAGAHQNGKGLNRPANGFSKPSQNGHHNGHHKVNGLGTSDKVSAGDHSSLSLTALCTANGLEADHSQLRSRETHGAADGQASFSQSKPAAAGHGQHPSTMHDSRAKTACDPLLQHTVPSAASSPPSAPPASSSAHLDKPAAPSLPPDHCLSNLGAPTAPHQAEVGEDKARVLDPGLTPVTCGPATELQEETAGRENHGMKPSSRGHERERRSSRDRERERLFSSGYSRERDKERHHRDRSRDQDSDTERYRHRRDYRDHHDHHHHHHHHRSYRERSPARDRHYRDWDIERRWERSTHHPRERDRDRCNHHYHHYHHRSREGRDREQRGRGSTHREEPHSRWKGRDEDRETRLMKDRISEHERATSLNTESSAKVRASPLQPRPSLPRIGGDIYEDRDKTTHAVTKREEEEDASEVRHGKKHKKSKKKKKLRDKERQRDDRGSDVDSSEQGKHKKKKKKRKRRHESNSDAEQSCGGRRSVQSPPVTEHGYRACGSQERDRRKRRFHNSDDNKRDIGCSPEKRRRTEHTDDASDRQFASRGASPASTTNILNGHTGNTYRRLNGDSHGCTSNNLNETH, from the exons TGATGATGACCAGTGGCGATGGGATTGCCCTGCCCCAGAAGGTCCTGTTCTCCCCAGAGCGGCTCAACCTGAAGTGGACTCAGGTCCATCGCATTGGGGCAGGCCTGCAGAACATGGGGAACACCTGCTTCCTCAACTCAGCCCTGCAGTGTCTGTCATACACCCCCCCACTCACCAACTACATGCTAACACGAGAGCATTCCAAAACAT GTCATGAGCCAGGCTTCTGTATGATGTGCACCATGCAAAACCACATCATTCAGGTTTTTGCCAACTCTGGAAATGTCATCAAACCCATCGGGGTCCTTAATGAGCTTAAAA GGATTGCAAAGCACTTCCGCTATGGAAGCCAGGAGGACGCCCACGAGTTCCTGCGCTACACGGTGGATGCTATGCAAAAGTCCTGCCTTCCTGGAACCAA ACTGGACAGGCAAACACAGGCAACCACATTCGTCCATCAAGTCTTTGGAGGGTATTTAAGGTCCAGAG TTAAGTGTTTAAACTGCAAGGCAGTGTCCGATACTTTTGACCCTTTTTTGGATATAACTTTGGAAATTAAG ACGGCTCCCAGTGTTACCAAAGCACTTGAACAGTTTGTGAAGCCTGAGCAGCTGGAAGGAGAAAATGCATATAAATGCACAAA GTGCATAAAAATGGTCACGGCCTCAAAGAGATTCACCATCCATCGCAGCTCCAACGTCCTCACCATCTCACTGAAACGTTTTGCAAACTTCAGCGGAGGGAAAATCACAAAG GATGTGAGGTATCCAGAGTACTTGGACCTGCGTCCCTTCATGTCACAGTCCCAGGGAGAACCTCAGCTGTACGGACTGTACGCGGTCCTGGTCCACTCTGGCTTCAGCTGTCACGCCGGACATTACTTCTGCTACATTAAG GCCAGTAACGGTCAATGGTACCAAATGAATGACTCGTCTGTGTCCATCAGTGACATCAGGTCTGTCCTCAACCAGCAGGCCTATGTCCTTTTCTACATTAA GTCCGGCGATATGAAGAACGGAGGAGACTACAGCCATGTCAGTCGTAACCCCAGCAACCCTGGTCAGTCGTCACCCCGGCCGGTGGTGCTGCCACGCATTAACGCCTCTGCTGGCTTCATAGGCCCCCAACTGCCCCCACACATGACCAAG GACTCCCTGCACCTCAATGGGAATGGTTCTCTGCGGGACTATCCCTCCAGTTCCAAGcctagcaccagcagcagcagcctgggaAAACCCAGCAACGGCCTTCCTTCttcctcctccatctcccacTCGCTTGGCCGGCCCACCATGATCCCCGACTCCAACAAGCGGCAGAAACTCTCCTTCTTTATCGGCCCGACCAAACAGACCcggccttcctcttcctcctcttcttcctacaGCCAGCCGTCCTCCTCACAGTCTACCTCAGACCTCCACTTCCTCCCACGCCAGCTTCAGCACATTAGTGGCCCCTCTCTCGGCAACAGGGATCACAACTGTGGCCACGGGAATGAAGGCTCCTTCCTGGTGCCCTACGGTCATGAGTCCTCAGAGGAGTCTGACCAGGAGGGTTGCGGCTCTCTGGAGAACGGCTCCCTCACCAAGTCTCACCTCAATGGTAGGAGCGAAGGAGGCGATGCCTATGGACCGGCGCCACGTCCTGTCAACGGGGATGCTGGGGCTCACCAAAACGGTAAAGGACTTAACAGACCGGCCAATGGTTTCTCCAAACCAAGTCAAAACGGACACCACAACGGACACCACAAAGTCAATGGACTTGGCACTTCTGATAAG GTTTCTGCCGGTGATCACAGCAGTTTGTCCCTCACAGCTCTCTGCACAGCCAACGGCCTGGAGGCTGACCACAGTCAGCTAAG GAGCAGAGAGACACATGGTGCTGCTGATGGCCAGGCCAGCTTCTCTCAGAGTAAACCTGCTGCTGCGGGCCATGGCCAGCATCCCTCCACCATGCATGACTCAAGGGCTAAAACCGCATGTGACCCGCTGTTGCAACACACAGTGCCCTCTGCTGCTAGCTCTCCTCCCTCAGCACCTCCAGCGTCGTCCTCTGCACATCTGGACaaacctgctgccccctccctccctccagacCACTGCCTCAGCAACCTGGGAGCCCCCACAGCCCCACATCAGGCTGAGGTGGGTGAGGACAAAGCCAGGGTACTAGACCCAGGACTGACGCCAGTGACCTGCGGACCGGCAACAGAGCTTCAGGAAGAGACAGCGGGCAGGGAGAACCATGGCATGAAGCCTAGCTCCAGAGGtcatgagagagagaggcgatcttcacgagacagggagagagagagactgttctCCTCCGGCTATAGCCGAGAGCGCGACAAGGAAAGACACCACCGGGACCGGAGTCGGGACCAAGACTCTGACACAGAACGCTACCGCCACAGACGTGACTACCGGGACcatcatgatcatcatcatcatcatcatcaccatcgctCCTACAGGGAACGCTCGCCAGCCCGCGACCGTCACTATCGGGACTGGGATATAGAGCGTCGCTGGGAGAGGTCCACACACCACCCGCGAGAGCGAGACCGTGACCGCTGCAACCACCACtatcaccactaccaccaccgctCACGGGAGGGGCGGGATCGTGAGCAGAGGGGACGTGGTTCCACCCACCGCGAGGAGCCCCACAGCCGCTGGAAAGGGCGGGACGAGGATCGTGAGACCCGATTAATGAAGGACAGAATCAGCGAACACGAGAGGGCTACTTCTCTGAACACAGAGAGCTCTGCCAAGGTCAGGGCCTCGCCCCTGCAGCCCCGCCCTTCATTGCCACGAATAGGAGGCGACATCTATGAAGACCGGGACAAAACAACACATGCTGTAacaaagagggaggaagaggaagatgcctctgaggtgcgtcatggcaaaaaacacaaaaaaagcaagaagaagaaaaagttgaGGGATAAAGAGCGTCAACGTGACGACAG AGGCTCCGATGTTGATTCGTCAGAGCAGGGcaaacacaagaagaagaaaaagaagaggaagaggaggcatgAGAGCAACAGTGACGCGGAGCAGAGTTGTGGAGGCCGGCGTTCTGTTCAAAGCCCCCCCGTCACGGAACATGGCTACAGGGCCTGCGGCAGCCAGGAGAGGGACAGACGCAAGCGGCGTTTCCACAACAGTGACGACAACAAGCGTGACATTGGCTGCTCTCCCGAGAAACGGCGGCGCACAGAACACACTGATGACGCCAGTGACCGCCAATTTGCCTCCCGTGGTGCATCACCCGCTTCAACAACAAACATTCTCAATGGACACACAG